The following are encoded together in the Variovorax sp. PBS-H4 genome:
- a CDS encoding cyclic nucleotide-binding domain-containing protein yields MSSSIQDLCRSVAQNTSYDAFVPALNAQQWETLAGYLQPFDLAAGQVLIDQGANDRTLFFIERGALSVHLIGSEGQMRLAILNPGSVVGEGSFFSRLPRSANVVATGAARVWRLTAIRFAEMSNRQPALALELTMALGAVIAKRMVNKPKRVAVT; encoded by the coding sequence ATGTCATCGAGCATTCAGGATCTTTGCCGCTCCGTCGCGCAAAACACCAGTTACGACGCCTTTGTTCCGGCGTTAAATGCCCAGCAGTGGGAGACGCTCGCGGGCTACCTTCAGCCCTTCGACCTCGCCGCTGGGCAGGTCCTCATCGACCAAGGCGCCAACGACCGCACGCTCTTCTTCATCGAGCGAGGCGCGCTGAGCGTCCACCTGATCGGCAGCGAGGGCCAGATGCGGCTCGCGATCCTCAATCCAGGTTCTGTGGTGGGCGAAGGGTCCTTCTTCTCCCGACTCCCGCGTTCTGCGAACGTGGTGGCGACTGGCGCGGCGCGCGTGTGGCGGTTGACGGCCATCCGATTTGCCGAGATGTCCAATCGCCAGCCTGCCTTGGCGCTGGAGCTGACGATGGCGTTGGGAGCGGTAATTGCGAAGAGAATGGTCAACAAGCCCAAGCGCGTGGCGGTGACCTGA